In the genome of Synergistaceae bacterium, the window CTGTCGGTGATGTGTCCGTCGTCGAGAATCTGCAGCATTATGTTGAAGACATCCGGGTGAGCCTTCTCTATCTCATCGAACAGAATCACCGAGTAGGGCCTGCGGCGCACCGCCTCGGTCAGCTGGCCGCCCTCCTCGTAGCCGACGTAGCCGGGGGGAGCTCCGACCATCCGCGAGACCGAGTGCTTCTCCATGTACTCGGACATGTCCAGCCTGACCAGGTTCTCCTCGCTGTCGAAGAGGGCCTCGGCGAGTGTTTTGGCCAGCTCCGTTTTTCCGACACCCGTCGGCCCAAGGAAGATGAACGACCCTATCGGCCGCCTCGGATCCTTGATCCCGGCTCGAGCGCGCAGCACTGCGTCGGCGACCAGCTCTACCGCCTCGTCCTGGCCGATTACGCGCTTGTGCAGCACCTCGTCCAGCTTCAGCAGCTTCTCCCTCTCGCCCTCCATAAGGCGGGACACTGGGATACCGGTCCAGCGTCCCACTATCTGCGCTATCTCCTCTTCGGTGACCTCCTCGCGCAGCAGCCTGGATTGGCCGTCGTCAAGACGCGTCTCCTTCTCATTGAGCTCGGTCTCCAGCCGCGGCAGAGTGCCATGCTTCAGCTCGGCCGCCCTGTTGAGGTCGTACTCCCGCTCGGCCCTCTCTATCTCGCGTCCGATGGACTCGATTCTCTGCCTCAACTCCCGGACGGCGCTTATCTCCTTCTTCTCCTCCTCGTAACGGGCGCGCATTCCCGCCTGCTCCTCGCGCGCCTCCTGCAGCTCCCTTCGCAGGCTTTTCAGCCGCTCGCCGCTCGCCGCGTCCTTCTCCCTCACGAGAGCGGCCTCCTCTATCTCCAGTTGCATAACCCTCCTGGACACAGCGTCCAGCTCCGCCGGCAGAGAGTCTATCTCGGTGCGGATCATCGCGCATGCCTCGTCCACCAGGTCGATGGCCTTGTCTGGCAGAAAGCGCTCGGTGATGTAGCGGTCCGACAGCACAGATGCTGCCACCAGGGCGTTGTCCCGTATCTTCACCCCGTGGTGAACCTGAAAGCGCTCCTTAAGGCCGCGAAGTATGGAGACAGTGTCCTCCACCGTCGGCTGCTCGACGAGTATCGGCTGAAAGCGGCGCGCTAGGGCCGCGTCTTTCTCGATTCGCTTGCGATATTCGTCGACCGTGGTGGCCCCGATGCAGTGAAGCTCCCCGCGAGCGAGCAGGGGCTTGAGCATGTTCCCCGCGTCAATCGCCCCCTCGGCCGCGCCCGCGCCTACAATCGTGTGCAGCTCGTCTATGAAGAGGATTATCCTGCCGTCGCTCTCCTTGACCTCGTTGAGCACGGCCTTCAGCCTCTCCTCGAACTCCCCCCTGTACTTCGCGCCGGCGACCAGGGACCCCATGTCGAGCGCGAAGATGGATCGGTCCTTCAGCCCTTCCGGCACGTCGCCGTTGACTATCCTGGCCGCCAGCCCCTCGACTATCGCGGTCTTGCCCACGCCCGGGTCGCCTATCAGCACCGGATTGTTCTTCGTCTTGCGGCTGAGTATCCGGATGACCCTGCGGACCTCCTCATCCCTGCCTATCACCGGATCCAACTTCCCGGCGCGCGCGGCCACGACGAGGTCCCTCCCGTACTTCTCCAACGCCTCGTAGGTGGCCTCGGGATCCTCGCTGCAGACCCGCGCCCTCCCGCGGACCTCGTTCAGCACCTCCAGGAACTTCTCCTCGCTCGCGCCAAGTTCCGCAAGCATGCGCCCCGCGGCAGTGGTCTTCCCCTCGTCTATGAAGGCGCCGAAAATATGCTCTACGGACACGTACTCGTCCTTGAGCTGTTCGGCCCGCTGCTGCGCCTTCACCATCAGGCGCGACAGTCGCTGCGAGATGTACACCTTGCCCGGCTCGGCTCCGGGGCCGGTAACCCGGACCCTCTTGGACAGCTCGTCCTCCAGCCGCCTGACCAGGCTCCTCGTGTCCACGCCCATGCGGACCAGCAGACGCGGTATCAGGCCGTCGGATTGCTCGACCAGGGCGAGAAGCAGGTGCTCGCCGTCAACCTCCGTGTGCCCGTATGTAACGGCCCTGTTCTGAGCCTCGGAGAAAGCCTCCCGCGATTTAGTTGTAAGTTTAGTGAAATCCATCGACATCACTCCTTTGACCATTATTAACCTTATAGATTATATCTGCTTTTACGCGATCAATAAAGAGTGATGCGGACCCACCGATGCCATATTTCTACGATTAAGTCGTATCTTCTCCAAATTTCTCCTGAATGCTCGCAGATCCTTCATTTTTACCTTTCCTCTCCCTTGAAATATAAGGCCCTTTGACGAATAATTGGTTTCATGGGAAGAGAGTGCGTTTCGCCCCGGCCTAATAGGGATGAAACCGAATCCAAGCTCGACAATGAATCGGTATGGCGCAAGTTCAACCAAAGTTTATGCGAGGAGGCGGACAATGAAGACGAGATTGACACGCAGTATTCTGAGCGGGGCGCTGCTGATCGCGCTTATGCTCCTCCCGGCGGCCTCGAGGGCCGATACACTGCAGGCCCTGGGAGACCTGGAGACCCCGTTCCTAGTGCTCCACCTGGAGAAGCTGGATGTCACGGCCGGCAGGCTGTCGGAATCGGGATTCGCGTTCGGCCTGCTGGACAGCGTCGAGGTGGAGAACAGAGACTCCATCCTCGAGTGGCTGAGAGGCCTTCCCGTCGCCTCCCTCTCCTTCGGGCTGGACTCGAACGGGATACATGGCGCAGTGGCCTTTCGGGAGGACTCGGAACGCTCGCACGAGATACTCTCAATCCTCTCCGAGGGGGAGGAGGCGAACGACGACCTGATAGCGGAGCTGTTCGGCAGGCCGGACGATGACGGCATGCGCGAGGCCTTCGACGTCACCGTGGAGCAGGACGAAGGCCTTTACTGGACAGAGACGGACGCGTACGGCATACTGTACAACCTGCTTGACGACTGGGAGTTTTTCGCCTCGATCGAGTCGAGTCCGACAGGCCTAATGCTGCTGCTTGGCTCC includes:
- the clpB gene encoding ATP-dependent chaperone ClpB is translated as MDFTKLTTKSREAFSEAQNRAVTYGHTEVDGEHLLLALVEQSDGLIPRLLVRMGVDTRSLVRRLEDELSKRVRVTGPGAEPGKVYISQRLSRLMVKAQQRAEQLKDEYVSVEHIFGAFIDEGKTTAAGRMLAELGASEEKFLEVLNEVRGRARVCSEDPEATYEALEKYGRDLVVAARAGKLDPVIGRDEEVRRVIRILSRKTKNNPVLIGDPGVGKTAIVEGLAARIVNGDVPEGLKDRSIFALDMGSLVAGAKYRGEFEERLKAVLNEVKESDGRIILFIDELHTIVGAGAAEGAIDAGNMLKPLLARGELHCIGATTVDEYRKRIEKDAALARRFQPILVEQPTVEDTVSILRGLKERFQVHHGVKIRDNALVAASVLSDRYITERFLPDKAIDLVDEACAMIRTEIDSLPAELDAVSRRVMQLEIEEAALVREKDAASGERLKSLRRELQEAREEQAGMRARYEEEKKEISAVRELRQRIESIGREIERAEREYDLNRAAELKHGTLPRLETELNEKETRLDDGQSRLLREEVTEEEIAQIVGRWTGIPVSRLMEGEREKLLKLDEVLHKRVIGQDEAVELVADAVLRARAGIKDPRRPIGSFIFLGPTGVGKTELAKTLAEALFDSEENLVRLDMSEYMEKHSVSRMVGAPPGYVGYEEGGQLTEAVRRRPYSVILFDEIEKAHPDVFNIMLQILDDGHITDSQGHLVDFKNTVIIMTSNVGAQYLLEGITQDGHIKEDARVRVTDELRRTFRPEFLNRVDDTVLFKPLRRDEVRSIVRLLASSLEERLEDRNISLEITDESVDFIAREGYDPVYGARPLKRFMVRRIETPVARMIISGEAAEGSRIVVDEKDGVLELAASV